The Leguminivora glycinivorella isolate SPB_JAAS2020 chromosome 17, LegGlyc_1.1, whole genome shotgun sequence genome has a window encoding:
- the LOC125235603 gene encoding uncharacterized protein LOC125235603 encodes MIYTFGSEKPREMLCPYATITIVSKRNVERMIRVNIVPYITTKVPMAMIESPMIDILADDTSTGEGIDLLIGNDLYFSFIRKSVDLGNNTFLVDSDFGWFLAGSATNNTEGDILSVATYCQCHDINQDHFTEPDLPLRTIDVKFLWSLESIGICDSPKTTCEEEAVQHFNKTVKYSEGRYQVKWPWIEYPPKLPTNFGLAFGRLKGVLRRSNKEDKTEYEKILKEQLEANIIEIVDPSTQVDHPVHYLPFHMVQQKGKRGRLVYDASAKLKNEKSLNECLYRGPNMLEDLTGLLLKFRIGKIAVTADVEKAFLQVGLQKEDRDVTRFLWVKDLDKELAEDNIVQYRFCRVTFGVISSPFLLAATIRYHISRTNKSLLPVIADKCYVDNLVTSVQSREEALKLYAQTRNSFNELGMNIRDWMSNDKEFMDKIPKQERAKPESEMKILGLVWNLENDTLRLNLNNDTFESETVDRGITKKGVLRMLARLYDPCGFVSPLVLPGKLLFQEICTRKFKWDEILPEDLLTSWRNIIKDLKAVNEVELPRHVTSGVKPGCTKYELHCFTDASMNAYAAVVYLRVITEEHVSTSFLMSKCRITPAEDKSDLKIPRLELLGCLIGSRLLKYVKSHLDLNICKIYLWTDSQCEKYAGGPYKLSPPPALPSERVNYSSPFTFTGLDYLGPVLVETNTGREKRWICLMTCLAVRAVHLELVKALTAEECLLAIRRFVAARGPPKVLISDNALQFKLTSEVLIKSYCQEKHIKWKFITQLAPWQGGFYERLVGLVKHCLKRTLDKHLLTDGQMQTVVKEIEAVLNTRPLTAVGSDPEAVLRPADFLSLGECLEINSELCEGTSQGTNTKVDLVEGWKRGQRILNEYKEMFTNQYLPSLRDRFSHSHK; translated from the exons ATGATTTATACATTTGGATCAGAGAAGCCTAGAGAAATGCTTTGCCCATATGCAACCATTACTATAGTAAGTAAACGTAATGTTGAAAGAATGATTAGAGTGAATATAGTCCCATACATCACTACAAAGGTACCAATGGCTATGATAGAGTCACCGATGATAGACATCTTGGCTGACGATACTTCTACTGGTGAAGGCATTGATTTATTGATTGGAAATGACTTATACTTTTCATTCATCAGAAAGAGTGTTGACTTGGGGAATAACACCTTTCTAGTAGATTCTGATTTTGGCTGGTTTCTCGCAGGAAGTGCTACCAACAACACGGAAGGGGACATTCTATCTGTGGCTACGTATTGCCAGTGCCATGATATTAATCAAGACCATTTTACAGAACCAGATCTTCCCCTGCGTACCATAGACGTCAAATTCTTATGGTCACTTGAGAGCATCGGGATATGTGATTCTCCAAAAACTACATGTGAGGAAGAAGCTGTTCAGCACTTCAACAAGACTGTCAAATACAGTGAAGGAAGGTACCAGGTCAAGTGGCCATGGATAGAGTATCCACCAAAATTGCCTACCAATTTCGGACTTGCCTTTGGTAGATTAAAGGGTGTATTGCGAAGATCAAATAAAGAAGATAAAACAGAATATGAGAAAATCTTAAAGGAACAGTTGGAAGCTAACATAATAGAAATTGTGGATCCTTCCACTCAAGTCGACCATCCTGTTCACTATCTACCTTTTCATATGGTTCAACAGAAAGGAAAAAGGGGCAGACTGGTCTATGATGCTTCAGCTAAGTTAAAAAACGAGAAAAGCTTGAATGAGTGCCTGTACAGGGGCCCAAACATGCTGGAAGACTTGACAGGATTGCTGCTGAAATTTAGGATTGGGAAGATTGCTGTCACTGCAGATGTTGAAAAAGCATTTCTTCAAGTTGGTCTACAGAAAGAGGACAGAGACGTGACCAGGTTTCTCTGGGTCAAAGATTTGGACAAAGAACTGGCTGAAGACAACATCGTTCAATACAGATTCTGCAGAGTCACTTTCGGGGTAATATCAAGCCCTTTCCTCTTAGCAGCAACAATTCGATACCACATTTCAAGGACTAACAAGAGTCTGCTTCCAGTGATAGCGGATAAATGTTATGTAGACAATTTGGTGACTTCGGTTCAGTCAAGAGAAGAGGCTCTCAAATTGTATGCTCAAACTAGAAACTCATTCAATGAATTAGGAATGAACATACGAGATTGGATGTCGAACGATAAAGAGTTCATGGACAAGATTCCCAAGCAAGAGAGAGCTAAACCAGAAAGTGAAATGAAAATCCTCGGGTTGGTATGGAATTTGGAAAATGATACTTTACGTCTCAATCTGAATAACGATACTTTTGAAAGTGAGACTGTAGACAGGGGCATTACAAAGAAAGGAGTCTTGAGAATGCTAGCGCGTCTGTATGACCCATGTGGATTCGTATCCCCACTCGTGCTACCGGGAAAACTCTTGTTCCAGGAGATCTGTACTAGGAAGTTCAAATGGGATGAGATTCTGCCTGAAGACTTGTTGACATCATGGAGGAACATAATTAAAGATTTAAAAGCTGTTAACGAAGTAGAACTGCCCCGACATGTTACAAGTGGAGTAAAGCCGGGTTGTACTAAGTACGAACTACATTGCTTCACTGACGCGTCAATGAATGCATATGCAGCAGTCGTCTACTTGCGTGTCATAACTGAAGAGCATGTATCAACTTCGTTTCTTATGTCTAAGTGCAGAATAACCCCGGCAGAAGACAAGAGCGATCTCAAAATTCCTAGACTTGAATTGCTAGGGTGTCTGATAGGAAGTAGACTTCTGAAGTATGTCAAAAGCCACCTAGACCTAAATATATGCAAGATATATTTGTGGACGGATAGTCAA TGTGAGAAATATGCCGGAGGTCCTTACAAACTGTCACCACCACCTGCACTACCCAGTGAAAGGGTTAACTATAGTTCTCCATTTACCTTCACTGGATTAGACTACCTCGGACCGGTTTTAGTGGAGACAAATACTGGCAGAGAAAAACGATGGATTTGTCTTATGACATGCCTAGCAGTTCGTGCTGTACATTTGGAGTTGGTCAAGGCTTTGACAGCTGAGGAGTGTTTGCTAGCGATACGGCGTTTCGTAGCTGCCAGAGGACCACCTAAAGTATTGATATCTGACAATGCACTACAGTTCAAGCTGACGAGTGAAGTACTGATCAAGTCATACTGCCAGGAGAAACATATCAAATGGAAATTCATTACGCAGCTTGCACCCTGGCAAGGCGGTTTCTATGAACGTTTAGTTGGACTGGTGAAACACTGCTTGAAGCGCACACTTGATAAGCATTTATTAACTGATGGTCAAATGCAGACAGTAGTGAAGGAGATTGAGGCTGTCTTGAACACTAGACCTTTGACTGCAGTGGGTTCTGACCCAGAGGCAGTGCTGCGGCCAGCAGATTTTCTATCCCTAGGTGAGTGCCTAGAGATAAACTCAGAACTTTGCGAAGGAACCTCACAAGGCACCAATACGAAAGTCGACTTGGTCGAAGGCTGGAAGAGAGGTCAGAGGATACTTAACGAATATAAAGAGATGTTCACCAACCAATACCTACCAAGTCTGCGGGATAGATTCAGCCACTCTCATAAATAA
- the LOC125235604 gene encoding uncharacterized protein LOC125235604, with product MKLYCHEGDNNNRTRLPKLELGKYNGDVLKWNTFWDKFAANVDNKDIANVEKLSYLLASLEGPALQAVEGLETTNLNYPIAVDILSSRFGKPSKVIDAHNEALQKLTVAKDLPEDCRCTLNAIEKHLRVLEALGEKVDANSCNPSKDSGGEKSTH from the exons ATGAAACTCTACTGCCACGAAGGAGATAACAATAATAGGACACGTCTACCTAAATTAGAACTCGGCAAATATAATGGTGATGTCCTAAAGTGGAATACATTCTGGGACAAGTTTGCAGCCAATGTCGACAATAAGGATATTGCCAATGTGGAGAAGCTCTCATACCTGCTAGCATCTTTGGAGGGACCAGCCCTTCAAGCAGTTGAGGGTTTGGAGACTACAAACTTAAATTATCCAATTGCGGTCGATATCCTCAGTAGCCGTTTCGGTAAGCCTTCAAAGGTCATTGACGCTCACAACGAGGCTTTGCAAAAACTTACGGTAGCAAAGGATTTACCTGAAGATTGTAGATGCACTCTGAACGCCATAGAGAAGCACCTGAGGGTATTGGAGGCTCTAGGGGAGAAAGTTGATGCTA ACAGCTGTAACCCAAGTAAGGACAGCGGAGGGGAGAAGTCTACACATTAG